In Myotis daubentonii chromosome 6, mMyoDau2.1, whole genome shotgun sequence, a genomic segment contains:
- the LOC132236485 gene encoding cytochrome c oxidase subunit NDUFA4-like: protein MLHQILGQTKKYPSLILHFVFIGDESTGAALCILHLALFNPDVCWDRKNNPESWNKLGPNDQYKLYSMNFGYSKLKREGPDFLMKCFTEQLLRMKVFQRPSAPLST from the coding sequence ATGCTCCATCAGATCCTTGGTCAGACCAAGAAGTATCCAAGCTTGATCCTCCACTTTGTATTTATTGGAGACGAAAGTACTGGGGCAGCGCTGTGTATCTTGCACCTGGCATTGTTCAATCCAGATGTCTGTTGGGACAGAAAGAATAACCCAGAATCCTGGAACAAGCTGGGTCCCAATGATCAATACAAGTTATACTCAATGAATTTTGGTTACAGCAAACTGAAGAGAGAAGGTCCAGACTTCTTAATGAAATGTTTCACTGAACAGCTGCTTAGAATGAAGGTCTTCCAGAGGCCATCTGCACCATTGTCCACTTAA